Within Chitinivibrionales bacterium, the genomic segment TCGCTCATGGGAGGCGGGGGCGTCGACGGCGCCGTCCACCGCGCGGGCGGGCCGGCCATCCTTGAGGAGTGCAGGCGCATCGTGGCCCGGCAGGGCGGATGCCCTGCTGGCCGGGCGGTGATCACCGGCGGCGGGAACCTGCCGGTAAAATTCGTCATTCACACCGTGGGGCCGGTATGGCGGGGAGGGCATCGTGACGAACCGCGGCTGCTCGCCTCATGTTACAACAGCAGTTTGACACTTGCGCGTTCGCACGGCGTAAAGACCATTGCGTTTCCCGCGATAGCAACGGGCGTTTACGGATACCCGAAGGTTCTTGCGGCCAACGTGGCGCATGATGCGGTGATGAGTCA encodes:
- a CDS encoding O-acetyl-ADP-ribose deacetylase — encoded protein: MKIRIVTGDITKITCDAIVNAANSSLMGGGGVDGAVHRAGGPAILEECRRIVARQGGCPAGRAVITGGGNLPVKFVIHTVGPVWRGGHRDEPRLLASCYNSSLTLARSHGVKTIAFPAIATGVYGYPKVLAANVAHDAVMSHPGKENFDQIIFVFFNDGDRTIFKEAIKE